In a genomic window of Weissella tructae:
- the purD gene encoding phosphoribosylamine--glycine ligase, which produces MAKVLIIGSGAREHALAQSFLRSPQVTEVIVSPGNPGMTDAGIQLGSIAVNDLDGLVALAQDAKIDLTMAGSEEALILGVVDRFKAAGLRIFGPNQIAAQLEGSKTFAKELLMANDIPTAQSVTVQSFAEAQSAVPAFGLPIVMKQDGLALGKGVTILKTDADVASYLQETYHAQADAVIVIEEYLAGVEFSVFSFVGPDGVVHTPVAQDHKRLLDGNEGPNTGGMGAYSPVRWLRETDIERAINELVTPTLTAMTEAGTPFEGILYTGVMLTETGPKVIEFNVRFGDPEAQVVLPQLTSDFYQLLTELLDGKQPHARWQTDDVYVGVVLAAPGYPVAPEKGILLPKFALDNVTINYAGVTLKNNQLVSSGGRVMTVVTAANTATDAQAKLYTLLDNSQAQLTYRHDIAYQAVDAENMIK; this is translated from the coding sequence ATGGCAAAAGTACTCATCATTGGTTCAGGTGCACGTGAACATGCATTAGCACAATCATTCTTACGTAGTCCACAGGTCACAGAAGTGATTGTCTCACCTGGTAATCCAGGGATGACAGATGCGGGTATTCAACTTGGATCTATTGCGGTCAATGATTTAGATGGTCTGGTAGCTCTGGCCCAAGACGCAAAAATAGATTTAACGATGGCAGGATCAGAAGAAGCATTAATTCTAGGTGTTGTGGATCGTTTTAAAGCAGCCGGCTTACGTATCTTTGGACCAAATCAAATCGCAGCTCAATTAGAGGGTTCAAAAACATTTGCGAAAGAACTCTTAATGGCTAATGATATTCCAACGGCTCAATCAGTAACCGTTCAGTCATTCGCTGAAGCGCAAAGCGCCGTACCTGCATTTGGTTTACCAATCGTGATGAAGCAAGATGGTTTAGCCTTAGGTAAAGGGGTGACGATTCTCAAAACAGACGCAGATGTCGCGTCTTATTTGCAAGAGACCTATCATGCGCAAGCTGATGCTGTTATTGTCATCGAAGAATATTTAGCTGGAGTTGAATTTTCAGTATTCAGTTTTGTTGGACCAGATGGTGTTGTGCATACACCAGTCGCGCAAGACCACAAGCGTTTGTTAGATGGTAATGAAGGTCCAAATACGGGTGGTATGGGTGCTTATAGCCCAGTTCGCTGGTTACGAGAGACAGATATTGAACGTGCGATTAATGAACTTGTGACACCAACCTTAACAGCGATGACTGAAGCAGGCACACCCTTTGAAGGTATCTTGTATACAGGTGTGATGTTAACAGAGACAGGACCAAAAGTGATTGAATTTAATGTCCGGTTTGGTGATCCAGAAGCGCAGGTTGTGTTGCCACAACTAACCAGTGACTTTTATCAATTATTAACTGAGCTATTAGATGGGAAACAGCCACATGCACGCTGGCAAACAGATGATGTTTATGTGGGTGTGGTATTAGCGGCACCGGGCTATCCTGTGGCGCCCGAAAAAGGGATTTTGTTGCCAAAATTTGCATTGGATAATGTGACCATCAATTATGCAGGGGTCACATTAAAGAATAACCAATTAGTGAGTTCTGGTGGACGTGTGATGACGGTCGTAACCGCCGCAAACACCGCAACGGACGCACAAGCTAAGTTATACACGCTGTTAGATAACAGTCAAGCACAGCTGACATACCGCCATGATATTGCATATCAGGCAGTTGATGCAGAAAACATGATCAAATAA
- a CDS encoding formate--tetrahydrofolate ligase — MASDIEIAQAADVWPIEKIAEKVGLTPAEWEPYGRDKAKVEIDDSRDDDDLGKLVLVTSINPTPAGEGKSTVTVGLADALSLAGENTMIALREPSLGPVMGMKGGATGGGHSQVLPMADINLHFTGDFHALTSAHNTLAALIDNSIYQGNPLNIDPRRMIWKRALDVNDRALRNAVVGLGGPTSGVPREDGFDIIVASELMAILTLSHNLMDMKARIERIVIGYTYDREPVTVKDLGVAGALTTLLKDAIKPNLVQTIAHTPTLIHGGPFANIAQGTNSIRATKTALQLADFVVTEAGFGADLGGEKFLDFKAPLLGKTPDTIVIVATVRALKMHGGMAKTELTEPNVAAVEAGLANLGQHLQSMSRYGVPVVVAINRFTTDTDAEIDRIKAFVADFGAQAYTADVWGQGGAGATELATAVIEAANRPSNFTPLYDAEDDATVKLDKIVRTIYGAEGVELSDKATKQLRQFAQYGWDKLPIIMAKTQYSLSDDATRLGAPKDFKIHVREFIPKVGAGFLVAMTGSILTMPGLPKTPAANNIDIDASGHITGLF, encoded by the coding sequence ATGGCAAGTGATATTGAAATTGCACAAGCAGCGGACGTTTGGCCAATTGAAAAGATTGCGGAAAAGGTTGGATTAACGCCAGCAGAATGGGAACCCTATGGTCGAGATAAGGCCAAGGTTGAGATTGACGATTCACGTGACGATGATGATTTAGGAAAACTTGTCCTAGTGACCTCAATTAATCCAACCCCAGCGGGTGAAGGAAAATCAACGGTAACGGTTGGTTTGGCCGATGCATTATCATTAGCCGGTGAAAATACCATGATTGCATTACGTGAACCGTCATTAGGACCAGTCATGGGGATGAAGGGTGGCGCGACTGGTGGTGGTCATTCACAAGTCTTGCCAATGGCTGACATCAACTTGCATTTTACTGGTGATTTTCATGCCTTAACTAGTGCCCATAATACATTGGCGGCGCTAATTGATAATAGTATTTACCAAGGTAACCCGTTAAACATTGATCCACGTCGTATGATTTGGAAGCGCGCATTGGATGTTAATGATCGTGCTTTACGTAATGCGGTGGTTGGGTTAGGTGGCCCAACGAGTGGTGTCCCACGTGAAGATGGTTTTGATATTATTGTGGCGTCTGAACTCATGGCCATTTTGACTTTGTCGCATAACTTAATGGACATGAAGGCTCGCATTGAACGCATCGTGATTGGCTACACCTATGACCGTGAACCAGTGACCGTCAAAGACCTAGGTGTTGCAGGTGCGTTAACAACCTTACTAAAGGATGCGATTAAGCCTAATTTGGTCCAAACAATTGCGCACACGCCAACTTTGATTCATGGTGGACCCTTTGCCAACATTGCGCAAGGAACGAATTCAATTCGCGCAACCAAAACAGCGTTACAATTGGCTGATTTCGTGGTTACGGAAGCGGGCTTTGGGGCTGATTTAGGTGGTGAAAAGTTCCTTGATTTTAAAGCCCCATTATTAGGGAAGACCCCTGATACAATTGTCATTGTCGCAACAGTTCGTGCATTAAAGATGCATGGTGGTATGGCAAAGACGGAACTAACTGAACCAAATGTTGCCGCAGTTGAAGCCGGTTTGGCTAATTTAGGACAACATTTACAAAGCATGTCACGTTATGGGGTGCCTGTTGTTGTGGCGATTAATCGTTTCACAACGGATACAGATGCTGAAATTGATCGTATTAAAGCCTTCGTAGCTGACTTTGGTGCACAAGCCTACACAGCTGATGTATGGGGACAAGGTGGTGCTGGCGCAACTGAGTTAGCCACGGCCGTGATTGAAGCTGCCAATCGTCCAAGTAACTTTACGCCTCTGTATGATGCTGAGGATGATGCAACCGTCAAATTGGATAAGATTGTGCGCACCATTTATGGAGCTGAAGGGGTTGAATTATCCGATAAAGCAACCAAACAATTGCGTCAATTTGCCCAATACGGTTGGGACAAACTACCAATCATTATGGCGAAGACACAGTATTCATTGTCAGATGATGCGACACGATTAGGCGCGCCAAAAGACTTTAAGATTCATGTTCGTGAATTTATTCCAAAGGTTGGGGCTGGTTTCTTAGTCGCAATGACGGGATCAATTTTGACGATGCCTGGTTTACCGAAAACACCGGCCGCGAACAACATTGATATTGATGCCAGTGGCCATATTACTGGTTTATTCTAA